The DNA sequence AACTTATCTTTATTGCCAATCCGAATAACCCAACGGGCACTTTTCTAGAAGCGGCTGACATTCTAGCCTTTCTGAGTAAGGTGCCGGCGCATGTCTTAGTCGTATTGGATGAGGCCTATTTTGAATATGCAGCGCCCGAACGACGTGGTAATGCTATCGCATGGATTAAAGATTTTCCCAATTTAATTGTTTCCCGAACCTTCTCAAAAGCCTATGGTCTTGCGGGCTTGCGTGTCGGTTACAGCGTTTCAAATCCGCAAATTGCAGATATCCTTAATCGCGTACGCCAACCCTTTAACTGTAATGCTCTAGCGCTTAAAGCGGCAGAGACCGTTTTACAAGATGATGAGTATTTACAGGCGGGGATTAAGTTAAATAATGCGGGCATGGCAGACTTAAGTGCTTTTTTCAGTCAACATAACCTTGAATATATTCCTTCAATGGGAAACTTTATTACGGTCAATGTTGGCCAATCTGGGGACGTTGTCTATCAGGCGTTATTACATGAAGGTGTGATTGTACGCCCGATAACGGGCTACGGCTTAAGCGACCATCTGCGTATTAGCATCGGCCTGTTCGATGAAAACCAGCGTTTTAAACAAGCCTTAGTTAAAGTGCTTAAGTTAGATCAAAAATAGAGGATAGGATGGAACAATTATTATTACAGCCAATTGCTAAGGTGGACGGTGAAATTAACCTACCTGGCTCTAAGAGCCTTTCTAATCGTGCGCTTTTGCTGGCCGCTTTA is a window from the Psychromonas ingrahamii 37 genome containing:
- the hisC gene encoding histidinol-phosphate transaminase; this encodes MSCDFLTLANAGVQKLHPYQAGKPTSELERELGISDIVKLASNENPLGLSEKVKSALQSEFSELARYPDANGFYLKQALADKYNVGLNQVTLGNGSNDLLELVARAFVSAENEVIFAQFAFVVYPIVTQAIGAKAVVVPAKHYGHDLAAMAAAVTDKTKLIFIANPNNPTGTFLEAADILAFLSKVPAHVLVVLDEAYFEYAAPERRGNAIAWIKDFPNLIVSRTFSKAYGLAGLRVGYSVSNPQIADILNRVRQPFNCNALALKAAETVLQDDEYLQAGIKLNNAGMADLSAFFSQHNLEYIPSMGNFITVNVGQSGDVVYQALLHEGVIVRPITGYGLSDHLRISIGLFDENQRFKQALVKVLKLDQK